The genomic region GATCTAAGGAGAAAAACGACCCCCGGTTCTGCATGATAACCCCCGTATCCCCCGGAACATACGCCGCACCGAAGTCAAAATACAGGCTTTGGATGAAGGAAACGGCATTGCCTTCGCTATCGACAACCGCTGCATACGCCGTGTCCTGACCTATCGTTTTGGACAAAAACGGCTGTGCCACAGGTGGAGCAGCCTGAATCTCATTCCACAATTGGTCTCCGTAAGCCTTGGATAATAGATGGTCCAGCGGAATGTCCCTGAAATCCGGGTCCGTCAGATAACGGTCACGATCCCGAAACGCCTTTTTCACCACTTCCGCCATCAGATGATAGAATTCCGGTGAGGTGCGTGCAACAGAGGACAGATCCGTATGCTCCAACATATTTAACATCATCAGCATCGAGAATCCCTGCGAGTTGGGCGGCATCTGATGAACTTCATAGCCACGATACCCCGTACTAACGGGTTTCACCCACTCGCCACGATGACCCGCAAAGTCCGCTGGTGCAAGCATGCCCCCATCCTCACGAATAGCCGAAGTCATACGATCCGCAAGCTCCCCTGTATAAAAAACATCTCGCCCTCCCGTCTGAATCAGACGAATGGAGGTAGCGAGTTCAGGCTGAATCAGCAGCTCGCCTTCCTGCAAAAGTGTACCCGACGGGGCAAATACCGCTCGCAGAGGTGTATGACCCAGTATGAAATATTCATCCCTTTCCATCCACAGGCGGAGATTTCGGGATACAGGGCATCCTTTTTCCGCATACTGCACGGCAGGTTCAAGCAATTGCTCCCACGGTAACTTTCCGTACCGGGACCAGACTTCCCACCAAGCATCCACCATTCCCGGAACCGTGATGGCACTAAGCACACCGCGCTGAGGAATGGCATTCATACCCATCGCTTTGAACGTATCGGCATGAATGCCTGCGGCTGAGCGGCCACTTCCGTTATAGGCGGTAATCTCACCGCTCGTTCCATCATGAATCAGGAAGAAGGCGTCCCCGCCAAGTCCGGTCATATGCGGATATACCACACCTAGTGCTGCACTGACCGCAACAGCAGCATCGTAAGCATTCCCGCCTTGCTGAAGGATGGAGCTACCTACTGCACTCGCCAGGTAATGAGGAGTGGTGACCATGACCTCTCTGGAGATTGGCATTTGGTTTAACATAAGGCGCCCTCCTTCCCTGCATACACATCCATCGCTGCCTGCACCGCTTCACCGGCTGGTAACACATGACGATGACGGAGAAGAACAGCTTCCAAAGCTCCGAGCACATGAAGTACGTTTTTTCGTTGGCAGCTGAATCCCATCGTACCGATCCGCCAGATTTGTCCTTTCAACGGTCCGAATGAACTGGCAATCTCAATGCTGAAATCGTTCAGCAACATGCTGCGCACCGACTCGCCATCGATCCCCTCCGGAATCGTGATACAAGTGACCACCGGAAGTTTGCTAGACATATCCCCATACAACTGCAATCCCATTCCCTGAATTCCGGCGACCAACGCACGTTCATTCACAAGATGTCTCTGGAACCTGGCCTCCAACCCTTCTTGCAGCAGAATGCGCAATCCTTCGTGAAGACCATAGAGCATGGAGGTGGCCTCCGTATGGTGGTTCAACCGTGCTGAACTCCAGTAATCCTGCAATTGGCTCAGGTCAAAATAATTGCTGGCAATCGTGCGGCCTTCTGCCCGTGCACTGGTTGCGTCTCGGAGTCCGCGTTCAACTGTTTTGCGGCTCATCAGTTTCTGCTCCACACGACTGTTGTATGTGAGAGGTGCCATCCCTGAAGGAACAGACAGGCATTTCTGCGTGCCGCCCATCACCGCATCCAGATGCCAGGCATCCGTCTCCACGGGTGTGCCGCCAATGGTTGCCACAGCATCTACAACGAGTAAGATATCAAGCTCGCGACAGGCTTTGCCTATCTCGGCAAGGGGTTGCATCTGTCCGGTGGATGTTTCACCGTGAACCATCGCAACCAGACTCGGTTTATGCGTATGAATCGCTTTGATCACCTCTTCCGGATCAAATACCGTGCCCCATTCCGTTTCAAAAAAGACAACCTCGGCACCACAGCGTTCCGAGATTTCAACTAGCAGATGTCCAAATCGTCCATAGATCGGGACGAGAACTTTGTCACCGGGCTGGATCAGACTGACCAACACAGCTTCAATGCCTGAACGGGATGTACCATCTACCGGATAACACCACTCGTTGTCTGTCATATATAACTCACGCAGCATCGCCATCGTCTCGTTCATCAAGGATGTGAACTCCGGGTCAAACTGACCCAGGATTGGAAAGGATAACGCTCTAAGTACGCGTGGATCAACCTCAACGGGTCCCGGGGTCATAATGGTCCGCAAGGACGGAGATAACTCTTTATAGGTGGACATCTTCATTCAACTCCCGTAACCGTATTTATAGAGTAGCCGGACCAGAACCCGAAAACCGTGCATCAGGTCTGCCTCAGCTGTATATTCAAGTGGATTATGACTAATACCGTCCTGGCTGGGCACAAAGATCATAGCTGTTGGACAAGCCGGCTGGAAAATCTGCGAATCATGTCCCGCGCCGCTTGGCATTAACCAGTAGGACAACTGTTCCTTCTCACAGATATCTTGAATGTCTGAGATCATCTCGGCATCCATAGGAATGGGCGTCACCGACAGATGTTCTTCCCAGTCCAGTCCGAGCTGCTGCTCGGCTGCGATTCGACTAAAAGCCTGAAGCATATCCTGCCAGCAGCGATCAATACTCTCCTGCCGGATATGGCGGATATCCAATGAAAATACCGCCCGTGCTGCAACCACATTCCCAACACCCGGATCGGCTGTAATTCGCCCAACCGTGGCTACCAGCGGTTCTCCTGCTTCCAATGCGATATTCCTAACCGCAGCAATCATCTCGGCTGCTCCGGCAAGTGCGTCCTTGCGCCAGGACATCGGCGTCGTTCCCGCGTGGTTTGCTTCTCCGCTGATGGTAATACTGAACCGCTTCTGACCTACGATATCGGATACAACTCCAATCGAATGTCCGAGGCGTTCCAGAACCTGACCTTGCTCAATGTGAAGTTCAATAAAAGCACCGTATTTTTTCGCAGCGGGTTGATGCACAGTTTCGGGTCCAAAACCCGCATGACGTATTGCCTGTGCAAATGTAACGCCGTGTTGATCCTTCAAATGCTCTACGTCTTCCAGAGCCGTTATGCCTGTTATACTGCGTGAACCCCAATACGCGAAAGGAAAGCGACTTCCCTCTTCTTCACATAGCGATACCACTTGAAGTGTGCGCTTCGGTGCTCCGAAATGCTTCTGTAAATACTCCAATGCCAGGACTCCAGCTACCACACCGTAAGCACCGTCATACTTGCCACCATACACGACAGAATCAATATGTGATCCGGTCACTATCGGTAATTCTTCAGCACCAGTCGCTGATTCCTTACCCTCGCCCTTCAGTGTTCCATACAGATTACCGGACTGGTCGAACTCGGGAGACAGTCCTTTCTCCTGCATTTTGGCAGCAAGGGCACCCTGCGCTTCACACCAAGCCGAGTCATACAACAGTCGTGTAACGCCACCCTGTGCATCCGCACCATATGTCGACAGCCAGTCAAGCATGGCTTGCAGTTCCACCTGTTCTACATTTGGCAAAGGAATAGGTGGATTATTCGTACCGGATGACCGGTATACTCCAGACTCCGTCATGGCGTCTCCCCCGTTCCCGCCTGGATGGGATTAGAGGAGTGGGCTGCAATGTGCTTCCCAATAGGTTCAGGAGATAATCCAGATTCCGAGTTATATACCCGTTGCCCACGACAAAATACGTCTGCAATGCGACAGTTAAATGTACGTCCCACATAAGGGCTCTGTTGATGCGTATAGAGCAGATCCTCCGTGTTCATGGTTGTACTTTTCTCCCAGTCAATCAGGACGAGATCGGCATCTTTGCCAATTGCAATCTCTCCTTTGCTCTCCAGACCAAGTCTTCTGGCAGGTTGCAGGGAGAGCACTCTTCCGAGCAACGGGAGGTCGATATTGCGCTGAAGATGTCCGTCCTCCAGCATGATCAGCAGTGTGCTTTGCGCCCCTGATATACCGCCCCAAATTTCAAAAAAGTTATCGGATTGTTTCATGGATGGCGGACATGGAGAATGGTCCGAAGCAATAACATCAATCAATTCTGAAGTCAGTGCATCCCATAACTGCTCCTGTTCGGAAGAGCTGCGAAGCGGTGGAGCGCATTTCGCTACAGCACCTAATCGAACCACATCCTGATCGGTCAGTGTCAGATAGTGAGGGCATGTCTCCGAAGTGACATCCTGCCCACGCCGTTTGGCTTCTGCAATCAGATCCAGTGCTTCCCTGGTACTAATATGCACAAAATGCAGCGCACACCCGGTCTGTTCACCATACTTCAACGCCCGGGCAACCGCGACGACTTCGGCTTCCACAGGACGTGACCGGACATAGTCCATGGGTTCAGTCCTTCCCTCCGCAATGCTTTTCGCGCCAAGTTCGGCAACCATGCCTTCGTCCTCTGCATGAAGTGCGAGCACACGATTTAATTTTGCAATTTCATTCATTCCGTCCAGTAGTGTATGGTCATCGGCTCTGGCAAAGATGTCTTCCCCTTCTCCACCCGGCTCGGACATAAATGCCTTGAATCCGGCAGCACCCAGCCGTGACAGTGGAGCAAGTTCCTCACGATTGCCGGGAACCAACCCTCCCCAGAAAGCATAATCAACATACGATTGGTTTACGGCTGCTTTCTTTTTAATCTCCCATGCTTCCGGCCTTGTGGTAGGCGGTACGCCGTTAAGCGGCATATCGACATAGGTTGTGATTCCCCCTGCGGCAAGGGATGCCGATCCAGACCCGAATCCCTCCCAACTGGCGAGTCCGGGTTCATTGAAGTGAACATGAATGTCCACTACGCCCGGCATCACCGTAAGGCCTTCAGCTTCTATAAGCCTAGTCGTTTCGCCAGCGGCCAGCCGTGTGGATATGTCTGTTATTTTTTCACCAGTAATGCCAATATCCAGTTGCTCTACCCGATCTTTCAGCACCACTCGGGCCCCCCGGATGATGGTATCAAATGTTGTCATATGGATGACCCTCCCCCCTGAATCAGAACCGGATGTATGCATATTCAGCTTCCCCGGTATGTACTGTAACCTCCTGGAGCAATCAATAATGGAATATGGTAATGGTTTGAGGCATCAGATACGGCAAAACGAATCGGAACAATCGTCCATAGTGCCTGCCCAAGCTCCTCCAACGAACGTTGTGCGTAATAACTCTCGACATGGAATTGAAGCTCATATATCGCTTGCTCCAGCTTGCCGCCATCCAGCAGAGGCGTATCCAAACGTCCATCCGCATTGGTCACCGACTCCGCAACTTTTGTCTTGCTTTCCTGCTCCCCATCCCTCTTCAGGGTATACAGCTCGATCCGAACACCCGCAGCAGGCACGCCTTTGGATGTATCCAGCACATGTGTTGTAATTCGTCCTTCAGACATCGACATTAGACATCACCTGCTTTCCCGGAGTCATGCCCGTCTGTTCCCAGATCATCCCTTGTCATCGAGAAACCCTGGAATCCGTATGGCGGTCTCGGCTCGGTAAACACTTTGCCTTCCCCCTCTTTCACTTCCTCTAGAACCGTCTCCCAGGTCCGATTGTTGGATTCAAATGAAACCTCACTCAGTTGCTCAAATCGACTTAACAACCTTCGTCCAATCTGGTAGATCAGATGTTGAATGGATGCAGAGCGACACTCATGAAATACCGCCGCAGCCAAATCTCTGACCTGTTCCGCCGCTACATACCGCCCACGCTGATCATCCATGCCATCTCTCGGATCGTCATAACGCCAATTAATGTTCAGGAAAATAAATAACGGTCGATCCCATGTCTCTGGAAGCGTGGTATATTCATCCTGCATAAATCCGGCAAATTCACTGCCTTTGACCTTGATCAGCCTCAGATCGGCTACACCACTGAAATGGTTGCTTAATTCAATTGAGTCTCCTGTTCGTTCTGCTTCCACGGCAGCTGTCGCACGATCATTCTGCGAATAACGAAATACGAGCGCACTCGGTCGATAACTTCCTTCTAATCCAATGGGTATATCTTCAAAAGGAATCTGGTCCGCTGTCATCTGAACCTTGCTCATCTGCGGATACGTCTCCAGGAAACGCCGACTTACCATCGCAAGAAACCCTTCCACCGTCGCCCCTGTGTAATCGGCTGCATGTTTGAGAATGAAATTCTTCATCGAATCGGTTGCCACCACCAGCGAATTATCCCCTTCTGCAAAAGAAGGCAAGAATTCATCGCCCTGCACAGCGACCTTGATGTTCAAGCCAAACAGAATATTGCCGCGTCCCATAAACGGAGATTCCGGAATGGACTGAATACCCGTCAACGGCTTGGCGTAGGAACGGTACATCCATACATCGCCTTTGCCATAATACATGGTCCGCTGCTGTACAGCGGCTGGCTTGCTTACAAACTCATGTTCATGACCGATCTGTGCGAGCCATTGCTCCAAACGAATGCCCGCAATTTTGAATACTTCCTTCAAAGCAGTCTCGAATTCTTCTTCCCTGCCTCGGCGATGACGTTGCCGCATGGATTCGAGGATGGAACTTGCAGTATGGCCTTTTACGGCCAATATGAATGGAAAGCCAAATTGGCTTGTATATGCTTTGTTTAATTGTTGAAGTTCGTTGTATTGCTCCTGTGACAGCGAGTCAAGCCCTGCACCAGCCTGCTCCTGAACGGAGTTGCTGCTCATGCTGATTCGCGCTCCAAGATCCGGGTGATTTCGAAGCAGTTGCAATTTCACCTGTTCATTCGATGCCTGAACCACCTTCTTCATCACATTCATCATCTGTTCAAATGAATCGAAAGGTCGTGAAAGCCCGGAACGTTCAGCCACCCATGGTGATTCCTCAAATAAGCCGCCAAACGTATGCACGAACTGCGTGATAGACCAGTTGTTAACAAGTTTAATTAAGTCGCTCATGTTAGAACCTCCGGTCTGTTGTAGATTATTGTTCTTCATTCTAAGTGTCGTTCAATGTCGCGACAACAATATTCACGCAATTTTGTAATATAACATAACATCAGAGTTGTGATTTGTTTGCTGTGCACGGGAAGATCAGCTTTTGTTGTCCTCAAACATGAATAAACCGCACTCCATCAAGGGAATGCGGTTCTTGGGGGTCTGGCCCGTAGTATTGTCATGATGCACAATATGCGGTCTAGAGTTGAACATTTTGCGGTCTTGCAGCTGCTTTGTCCCGCACAAACTTGCGGAAGGTGAATACCAGCTTTAATTTAAGTAGATCATTTGTCTTTTTAAAGTCCATTTGCAGTAAGCTACCGACTTTCTCCATCCGATAGGTGACCGTGTTCCGGTGCACAAACAGCTGCTTGGCAGCTTCATTGATCAGTCCGTCATTCTCGATAAAGGACTCCAATGTATTCATCAGCACCTGATTGGGATCACCATCCCTGGCAAGTAACGGTTCAAGTACTTTATTGCAATAGTTCTCCATGATGTTATCCGGTACGTGTTGGAACACATAGGCAAATTCGAGCATTTCAAATTGCAGCGCACGGTCTTTCATGCCGAACCGACGAGCCAATTGTCGAGTATCCAAACACTCCTGATACGCTTCACGGAGCGATTTGGGCTCATGCTTCATTTTGCTGATCCAGAAGCGCGGAGCCGGTGCCCCTTTCGCTTCTTGTGCTGCCAGAACATCACCGAACCGGTTCAATAGAAAACCTGACAGCTCCTCTCCATAATCTCGCCCTGTTGGACAGGTATAGATGGACAGAATGCCATCTTCGATCTGAAAATGCTGCGAGGCCGTGAACTGCATCAGCGGATTGTATTGCAACTCACGATGAATCTGTTTAAGTAGCTTTCCCTCAGCAAACAGAGTCGGCTCAAGCGTGATCAGCACGCACTGATAGGTTCCCTGGAACAGATGGACACCTTTGTTCTCACTCAAGGTGGTCAATTCCTGAACCGTCATTTTGTTATCCAGATACTGTGAAAGCAATGTACGCATCTCATCTTGTACGGTCGGATTAATATGCTCACGATAGGTCATATCCATATAGAATGCCAGTACATCGGCAGCCTGTTGGAACAGCTCTTCCTCTGCCCGAAGCGATAGGGCTGAATCTGTAAACACAAGCAACGACCCGTATTCTTCATCATTTTGCTTAATCGGTACACGGTGACAGCTTCCCTGATTCCATTTCACTCGGTGCATGACGGATTTCCAAGGCCAGCCCTGTGTTACCGCATCTCCCGCAATGCCTTCACTGCCATAGAGCACATGCCCACGAGAACCAATGACGGCAAGCGGATAGTTCAGTACCGTGGCTAGTTCTGCAAACACATTCCGGTGTGGCTGCTGTTGCAGCGCAAACTGCATTAATTTCTTCTGCTTCTGCACGACCTCATGCAGCAATCGATTACTGCGTTCATGTTCAGCCTTGAACAAGGCATTCATCTGGTCCGAGAACGTGAATTGAAAAGGAAGTTCAAGCAGAGGTAAACGAAGTCGATCGGCTTCCTCGACAATGCCTTGGGGAATGGACTGCCAGAAACGCCCCAGCTTGATGCCGAGTCCTGCACAACCACGTTCATTCAAGCGCCGCATCAAACGTAGTGCATCCGTCTCGCTGTCTTTCATAATAAAAGCGGTGGTGAACAACATTTCTCCGGATTTGATCCAATCCGCGATATCAGGAGCGTCCATGACGTTAACGGATTTCATCATCCGTGAAGTCCCTTCTCCACCCGCAACCAGTTTGGCCTCCGACAACGGGTATACCTGTAAAGCCTCTTTGACCGTAAGTTGCATGGACACTACCTCCCATATATATAACACATAAATGTGTTATTCTCGTTCCTACATCTTTATTCTGGATTATATTTCTAATTAAATATATATTCATCCATTTAACTCGGTTTGTTGTTAAGTATTATAACATCAAATTCCGGAATAAAGCTTACACGGCAAAAAAATAAAACCTATGACCTAATTACAGCGCACTCTCCTGTAATCGGCATAGGTTTTCAGATCAGATTTCTAATGTTTCGTGATTCATCCATAATTTCATACGCGATAATACTTCTTTGATATTCAGCGGTTTGCTGAGATAGTCCGAAGCACCTGCTGCAATACATTTCTCCCGATCCTCTTTCATGGCCTTGGCAGTCAGCGCAATAATCGGAAGCTGAGTCAGACCAAGTCGTTCACGGATCTGGCGAGTTGTCTCGTAGCCATCCAGTTCAGGCATCATGATATCCATCATGATGATATCAGGTTTGACTCCTCCACGCTCCAACAATTCCAGACACTCGTATCCGTTCTGCGCTGAAATGACATTCATACCGTATTGCTCAAGCGCGTTAGCCAGGGCATATACATTACGTATATCATCATCAACGACAAGTACTTGGCGTCCGCTGAGCAGCGCTTCTTCCAGAGGTGTTAATAACACGTCCGATGGAGCTGCGGTCAATGAAGGAAGTTTGTTAATCTCTGGTGTGGTGCTAGCCACCTCATTCAGGAACAGCCGAGATGCTTGTATAGTCTCAGGTTCATCTCTTCGCAGCGGCAGGAACAGTGTGAACACACTGCCATGTCCTTCACGGCTTGTTGCCGAGATTGAACCACCCAGCAGGGTCGCAAGCGATTGAGAGATGGACAAGCCCAGCCCAGTCCCCCCGTATTTACGTGCTGTAGCTCCGTCTGCCTGTTTGAATGCATCGAAGATCTGCACGAGTTTGTCATCTGCAATCCCGATCCCTGTATCACTGACGGAGAAAGCAATCACTTCGGTCTCTTGGCCGTTCGTTTCTGGGTTCGCCAGACTCATTCTGGAGATCGTTAAGGCAACTTCACCCTGACTGGTGAACTTGAATGCGTTCGAGAGCAGATTTCGGAGAATCTGATGCAATCTCATCTCATCCGTCACGATCGTTTCCGGCAAAGGACTTTGGAGCTGAATCCGGAAATCTATTTTCTTCTGTTCCGCCGTTTTCAGGAAATACTGGTTCATGACTTCCGGAACACTGCCCAGATAGACATCATCGAAATCCACTTCCATCTGTCCGGCTTCCACCTTGGATAGATCCAGAATATCATTGATCAGGTTCAGCAGATCTTTGCCTGATTTGTGAATGACTGAAGCATAGTTCTGCTCTTCACTATTCAGGTGTTGATTTTTATTCTCAGACAATATTTCAGATAAAATTAACATGCTGTTGAGCGGTGTCCGCAGTTCATGGGACATGTTCGCCAAGAATTCGGATTTGTACCCCGAGCTCGTTCGTAACTGATCCGCAACAACCGAAAGTTCATTGGCTGATGTCTCTGCAGCGCTCTTCTGTACTTCCAGACGATCGTTCAGCATATGAAGCTCTTCGGTCTGCATCTGCAGTTCCTCCGTCTGAGATAGCATCTCTTCGGTCTGAGCCTGAAGTTTCTCCGATTGAGCCTGTAGCTCTTCATTCAGAACTTGTGACTCATCATATAGTTGCTGTAATTCCATACGAGTGACGGTGGAGTGTAGTGAAACACCGAAAATCTCTGTCAGTTCTTGCATGAGCTTCATGTCACTCTCCTGCAGCGGCTTCATTGAAGCAAGCTCGATTACCGCAATCGTTCTGCCTTCAAAGAGGACCGGTACTACGGTAAGTGATGTGGCCGATGCATACCCAAGACCCGAAGAGATTCGGATATAATTTTGGGGTAGATCATTCATGCGCAAGACTCGCTTCTCGACAGCACTTTGACCTACAAGCCCCTCACCCGGGGCAAGCGACACTTTACCAAGTGAACGTTCTTTCTCTCCATCCGCAGCATATGCAGCCACACGCAGCAGTCTATTGTCTTTCAAATAATATAGGACGCTATAAGGCACTCCAAAAAGAATGGCAAGTTCGTTCAGGAACAAGCGTGACAATCCCTCTAGATTGGTCGGGTTCTGCAAAAGTGTGGCAATGCCCGTAATCTGGTCCTTGATCCGATTCTGTTCCTGTACTTCATCCAGCAACTTGTTCGTTTCATTCCCCAGATCACCCACTTCATCACGTGTTCGCACCTGAATTCGCTGCTTCAGGTTCCCACCTTTGGAAATATCACTGATCGTGTGCATGACATCTCGTAACGTTTTGACGATATTCCCTGAGATTACAATCGCAGCGGTGATTGATAATGCTGCAATAACACCCCAGAGCGTATACATAATCGTCAGCAGTGTGGAGCTGCGTGCGGCAAGATCGGTTACCCTTGCTTCTGTCAGCGCAATTTCGGTGCTGCGGAAGGTCGCGAGCTGGGTTCTCAGCAGATCGATTTCGGTTTTACCCGGATCAGACTGGAAGAAAGCAATTACCTTTGCTTGATCCCCTTGCTTTTTCAAGTTTACCGACGGTTCCCCAGCGATCTCAATCCAGCGTGTAATATGTGATTTGATATTCTGCAGACTCTGCTGCTGTGAAGGATTGTCACTAATGAGAGCATTTAGCTGATCATAGTTGGTATTCCACTGCGAGAGGCCTTGGGAATAAGGTTCCAGGTAACTTTCATTGCCTGTAATCATGAATCCACGCTGTCCTGTTTCCATGTTCAAGACATTTTTTTCAATCGCGTTGGTCAGATTGTGCACTTCCAGATCATGATGGCTGATAAAATCATTTTCCTTTTGTAACACATTGATTTGGGCCGTAAGAACTAGCAAAACAGCACCAAATAAAACTACAACCACAAGATAGCCCAATAGAATTTTGGAGCGTATCGTAAATCTTCTCGTTTTTGACAACGCGGAAACCTCCAAATATATACGAATCCCATTCACGTACATTAAAACTGTTGCATATGTAGTTTATATGTATACGTATAGTCTGACAAGCTTTAAGTTCATTCATCTGCATTAGAAAAACGACCTGCTTCCACAGGTCGTCATCTTCATCGATCTAAATTCCTCATTTAGGCTGATTTTAGGCCTTTGGAGCGATCATTTTGGCTGGATCGACATATTGATCAAATTGCTCTTCCGTAAGCAGGCCCGTTTGTAACGTCGCCTGTTTCAAAGACAATCCTTCTTTATGCGCAAGCTTTGCAATTTTGGCTGCATTCTCATATCCAATATGCGGGTTGAGCGCTGTAACGAGCATAAGTGAGTTGTTCAGATTATGTTCAATCTGATCCAGGTTAGGCTCGATGCCTACGGCACACTTGTCATTAAACGCAATAATGGAGTCCGCCAGAAGTTGCACAGATTGCAGGAAGTTATAGATGATAACCGGTTTGAATACATTCAGTTCAAAATTACCCTGACTCGCTGCGAATCCAATCGCTGCATCATTCCCCATGACCTGCGTAACCACCATGGTGATGGCCTCACTCTGAGTTGGATTGACTTTACCTGGCATAATGGAGCTGCCTGGCTCATTCTCCGGAATACGGATTTCTCCCAATCCACTGCGAGGGCCACTGGCTAACCAGCGGACGTCATTGGCGATTTTCATCAAATCAGCTGCAAGCGCTTTAACCGCACCGTGCGCATACACAACCTCATCATGACTCGTAAGTGCATGGAATTTGTTTGGTGCAGATACAAAATCTTTACCTGTATGCTTGCCAATCTCCTTGGCAGTAAAGTCTCCAAAGTCCGGATGCGCATTAATGCCCGTTCCGACAGCTGTACCGCCGATCGCAAGCTCCTTCAGGTACTGCACACTTTCACGAATCATGCGCTCGCTCTTGCCCAACATAGCTTCCCAACCACTGATCTCCTGACCGAGCGTAATCGGTGTTGCATCCTGAAGGTGGGTACGTCCAATTTTGATAATATCCTTGAATGTATCCGACTTGTCTGCAAAAGTGGCTTTCAATACCGCGATTGCTGGCAAAAGTTGATCCTCAACAGCCAGAACACCTGCGACATGCAGAGCCGTTGGGAATGTGTCGTTAGAGCTCTGGGACATGTTCACGTCATCATTTGGATGCAGACGCTCTTCCTTGCCCTTTTGCTCCAGCAGTTGGTTACCCAGATTAGCAATGACTTCGTTGACGTTCATGTTGGATTGTGTTCCGCTTCCTGTCTGCCACACAACCAGTGGGAAATGGTCGTCAATTCGGCCTGCAATAATCTCGTCTGCTGCATAAGCAATGGCATCGGACTTGGCCGCAGATAATTTACCTAATTTATGGTTACTGGCCGCAGCACTTTTTTTCAAAATGGCAAGGGCACGTATAACTTCCATCGGCATATGTTCACTACCAATCGGAAAGTTCTCCTTGCTGCGCTGCGTCTGAGCTCCCCACAGCCTGTCGGCTGGTACTTTCATTTCGCCTAACGTATCTCTCTCAATGCGGTATTCCACTTGCTTGTCCTCCTCCAAAAAGATGGTTTGGGTCTCTACAAAGCTTGTGTATCTCGTCATATTATACATGATTTACGAGCAGGTTTTCACCTTTTCG from Paenibacillus sp. FSL R5-0341 harbors:
- a CDS encoding PucR family transcriptional regulator translates to MQLTVKEALQVYPLSEAKLVAGGEGTSRMMKSVNVMDAPDIADWIKSGEMLFTTAFIMKDSETDALRLMRRLNERGCAGLGIKLGRFWQSIPQGIVEEADRLRLPLLELPFQFTFSDQMNALFKAEHERSNRLLHEVVQKQKKLMQFALQQQPHRNVFAELATVLNYPLAVIGSRGHVLYGSEGIAGDAVTQGWPWKSVMHRVKWNQGSCHRVPIKQNDEEYGSLLVFTDSALSLRAEEELFQQAADVLAFYMDMTYREHINPTVQDEMRTLLSQYLDNKMTVQELTTLSENKGVHLFQGTYQCVLITLEPTLFAEGKLLKQIHRELQYNPLMQFTASQHFQIEDGILSIYTCPTGRDYGEELSGFLLNRFGDVLAAQEAKGAPAPRFWISKMKHEPKSLREAYQECLDTRQLARRFGMKDRALQFEMLEFAYVFQHVPDNIMENYCNKVLEPLLARDGDPNQVLMNTLESFIENDGLINEAAKQLFVHRNTVTYRMEKVGSLLQMDFKKTNDLLKLKLVFTFRKFVRDKAAARPQNVQL
- the pucL gene encoding factor-independent urate hydroxylase, which codes for MSDLIKLVNNWSITQFVHTFGGLFEESPWVAERSGLSRPFDSFEQMMNVMKKVVQASNEQVKLQLLRNHPDLGARISMSSNSVQEQAGAGLDSLSQEQYNELQQLNKAYTSQFGFPFILAVKGHTASSILESMRQRHRRGREEEFETALKEVFKIAGIRLEQWLAQIGHEHEFVSKPAAVQQRTMYYGKGDVWMYRSYAKPLTGIQSIPESPFMGRGNILFGLNIKVAVQGDEFLPSFAEGDNSLVVATDSMKNFILKHAADYTGATVEGFLAMVSRRFLETYPQMSKVQMTADQIPFEDIPIGLEGSYRPSALVFRYSQNDRATAAVEAERTGDSIELSNHFSGVADLRLIKVKGSEFAGFMQDEYTTLPETWDRPLFIFLNINWRYDDPRDGMDDQRGRYVAAEQVRDLAAAVFHECRSASIQHLIYQIGRRLLSRFEQLSEVSFESNNRTWETVLEEVKEGEGKVFTEPRPPYGFQGFSMTRDDLGTDGHDSGKAGDV
- the fumC gene encoding class II fumarate hydratase — translated: MEYRIERDTLGEMKVPADRLWGAQTQRSKENFPIGSEHMPMEVIRALAILKKSAAASNHKLGKLSAAKSDAIAYAADEIIAGRIDDHFPLVVWQTGSGTQSNMNVNEVIANLGNQLLEQKGKEERLHPNDDVNMSQSSNDTFPTALHVAGVLAVEDQLLPAIAVLKATFADKSDTFKDIIKIGRTHLQDATPITLGQEISGWEAMLGKSERMIRESVQYLKELAIGGTAVGTGINAHPDFGDFTAKEIGKHTGKDFVSAPNKFHALTSHDEVVYAHGAVKALAADLMKIANDVRWLASGPRSGLGEIRIPENEPGSSIMPGKVNPTQSEAITMVVTQVMGNDAAIGFAASQGNFELNVFKPVIIYNFLQSVQLLADSIIAFNDKCAVGIEPNLDQIEHNLNNSLMLVTALNPHIGYENAAKIAKLAHKEGLSLKQATLQTGLLTEEQFDQYVDPAKMIAPKA
- a CDS encoding CHASE3 domain-containing protein — translated: MSKTRRFTIRSKILLGYLVVVVLFGAVLLVLTAQINVLQKENDFISHHDLEVHNLTNAIEKNVLNMETGQRGFMITGNESYLEPYSQGLSQWNTNYDQLNALISDNPSQQQSLQNIKSHITRWIEIAGEPSVNLKKQGDQAKVIAFFQSDPGKTEIDLLRTQLATFRSTEIALTEARVTDLAARSSTLLTIMYTLWGVIAALSITAAIVISGNIVKTLRDVMHTISDISKGGNLKQRIQVRTRDEVGDLGNETNKLLDEVQEQNRIKDQITGIATLLQNPTNLEGLSRLFLNELAILFGVPYSVLYYLKDNRLLRVAAYAADGEKERSLGKVSLAPGEGLVGQSAVEKRVLRMNDLPQNYIRISSGLGYASATSLTVVPVLFEGRTIAVIELASMKPLQESDMKLMQELTEIFGVSLHSTVTRMELQQLYDESQVLNEELQAQSEKLQAQTEEMLSQTEELQMQTEELHMLNDRLEVQKSAAETSANELSVVADQLRTSSGYKSEFLANMSHELRTPLNSMLILSEILSENKNQHLNSEEQNYASVIHKSGKDLLNLINDILDLSKVEAGQMEVDFDDVYLGSVPEVMNQYFLKTAEQKKIDFRIQLQSPLPETIVTDEMRLHQILRNLLSNAFKFTSQGEVALTISRMSLANPETNGQETEVIAFSVSDTGIGIADDKLVQIFDAFKQADGATARKYGGTGLGLSISQSLATLLGGSISATSREGHGSVFTLFLPLRRDEPETIQASRLFLNEVASTTPEINKLPSLTAAPSDVLLTPLEEALLSGRQVLVVDDDIRNVYALANALEQYGMNVISAQNGYECLELLERGGVKPDIIMMDIMMPELDGYETTRQIRERLGLTQLPIIALTAKAMKEDREKCIAAGASDYLSKPLNIKEVLSRMKLWMNHETLEI